One genomic window of Halobellus limi includes the following:
- a CDS encoding ATP-dependent nuclease — MTDMNIASFTIRNYKAIKQAQIDFGAYNVVIGKNDVGKSSLLEAIDLLLNFDTPSESGFHKHDVSNTITLHCEFDGISETLKEDLTEEYLEDDEFAITVRHESAGGRTPSAVYINSEELDAGAVEVDGEELSKSDSREYIQDQLPETVTVLAERDYNSETSLTRDSWLTRLMSPVFSSDTLDEKKREIREELEEQSEDIKIALNTVISSQHPHINNVKIDIGEVDLSKSISPDIKVKDDNLGEWMSLSERGSGVGNQFILSMMKSYADSQYGDGYSVLYEEPENSLHPSAVREMGKTLRDISEQGNQVIITTHSQSLINSHQNGSLIVASNDGGEAEFKVVNDDGFEAIEAIGAKNSDILQSDYVLYTEGASDATVVEVICHNEFEDWRSLNVTIQPAGGGNLQHQLENMKQINRNSGILIDSDRETEGGELGEQSRILKDESERIDLDCWLLDRREIENYFHPDAIQEVLSVDDTIDIGHYDDAEAMLKQECNYGDGKVQNAREIAECMYEEGLDDEFSDLKITIEDIFEEV; from the coding sequence GAACTACAAGGCGATTAAGCAAGCCCAGATCGATTTCGGGGCCTACAACGTCGTTATCGGAAAGAATGACGTAGGTAAGTCGTCTTTGCTGGAGGCTATCGACCTACTACTGAATTTCGATACACCATCCGAATCAGGGTTTCATAAACACGATGTGAGTAACACGATAACTCTTCACTGCGAATTCGATGGAATTTCTGAGACTCTGAAAGAGGATTTGACAGAAGAGTACCTCGAGGATGATGAATTCGCGATAACGGTTCGGCACGAGTCCGCGGGGGGAAGGACTCCTAGCGCGGTGTACATCAATAGTGAGGAGCTTGATGCCGGTGCTGTGGAGGTTGACGGTGAGGAGTTGAGTAAATCAGACTCGCGAGAGTACATTCAAGACCAACTTCCCGAGACGGTTACCGTTCTTGCGGAGCGCGATTATAACAGTGAGACTTCGCTGACCCGCGATTCATGGCTAACGAGACTCATGTCTCCTGTGTTTAGTAGCGACACGCTCGATGAGAAGAAGCGAGAAATCCGTGAGGAGTTAGAAGAACAGTCTGAGGACATCAAGATCGCTCTCAACACGGTGATTTCTAGCCAACATCCCCATATCAACAACGTGAAAATAGATATCGGTGAAGTCGATCTCTCGAAATCAATTTCGCCCGACATCAAAGTCAAGGACGATAATCTCGGGGAGTGGATGTCGTTATCTGAGCGCGGGTCAGGGGTCGGCAATCAGTTCATCCTCTCGATGATGAAATCGTACGCTGACTCTCAATACGGTGATGGATATTCTGTTCTGTACGAAGAGCCAGAAAATTCGCTCCACCCTAGTGCAGTCAGGGAGATGGGGAAGACACTCCGCGACATTTCAGAGCAAGGGAACCAAGTCATCATCACGACTCACTCACAGTCACTCATAAACAGCCACCAAAATGGAAGCCTCATCGTCGCCTCGAATGATGGTGGGGAAGCGGAGTTCAAAGTCGTCAACGACGACGGATTTGAGGCCATAGAGGCCATCGGGGCAAAGAACAGCGACATTCTCCAGAGCGATTACGTGCTGTATACGGAGGGAGCCTCTGATGCCACCGTAGTTGAAGTGATTTGCCACAACGAATTCGAGGATTGGCGTAGCCTCAACGTGACAATCCAGCCTGCCGGCGGTGGAAACCTCCAACACCAATTGGAAAACATGAAACAGATCAATCGGAACTCAGGCATCCTCATTGACAGTGATAGAGAGACCGAAGGGGGTGAGCTGGGAGAACAATCTCGAATACTGAAAGACGAATCCGAGCGAATCGATTTAGATTGCTGGCTACTCGACAGACGAGAGATTGAGAATTATTTCCACCCAGATGCGATTCAGGAGGTCTTGTCGGTCGATGACACCATCGATATTGGACACTATGATGACGCGGAGGCGATGTTAAAACAGGAATGTAATTATGGCGACGGGAAGGTACAGAATGCGCGAGAGATAGCTGAATGCATGTATGAAGAAGGTCTGGATGACGAATTTTCTGACCTCAAGATTACAATAGAGGACATATTCGAGGAGGTGTAA